CTCGATGTTGTGGCGACGCTGCTCAAGCTGCTTGATGTTGCCAGGGGTAGCGGGCTGGGCGACCTTGTTGGGGAACAGGTAGTTCTCCGCGTAGCCTTGGGCAACCTCCACAAGGTCGCCCTCTCCGCCCTTGCCCCTGAGCTCATCCAGAAGGATGACTTTCATGGGTACTCCTTTGTGTCGTCGGCACGAGCCGACCCCTCGTATGGTGTCTGCGCGCTAGCCGCGACTGCGACCGCTACGGCTAGAAACCACAGCAACGGTATACGGAAGCAATGCCATCTCGCGTGCCCTTTTGATCGCGAGCGCGATGTCATGCTGATGCTGCGTACAAGCGCCTGTGACGCGACGCGGCTTGATCTTGCCACGATCAGTCATGTACTTGCGAAGGAGCTGGACGTCTTTGTAGTCGATAAAGTCGACGTCCTCCTTGCAGAACTGGCAAAACCTGCGACGCGGCTGGCGCTGTTCGACCTGCCTTTGCTTAGCCATGTCTTATGCCTTTCTCTGGTGGCACACGGCCACCTCTTGAACCCTAGAATGGGATGTCTGTATCGTAGATGTCCGCCGAAGGTGGGGTCTGGACAGGGGGGCTCTGGACCTCGGGCGCTGCCTGCACCGGTGGAGCGGGCTGGGCCTGAGGGGCTTGTTGGACCTGTGGGGCGGGCTGGGCCTGCGGGGCCGACTGTGCCTGTGTCGCCTGCTGAACAGGCTGGGCCTGCGGGGCCTGCTGCTGCGTCTGCGGGGCTGGCTGGGCCTGTGGGGTTGCGTAACTTGGCTGCTGATACCCCTGCCCCTGTGACGCCGATGGCTGATAGCCGCCCTGCTGCTGATCTTGGTCACGTGGTGAGAGAAACTCGACCTGATCCACGACGACCTCAAGCTTGGAGCGATTTGATCCTGTCTGCTTGTCCTGCCATTGACTCCAGCGAAGCTTGCCCTCGATGGCGACTTTGGAACCCTTGCTCAAGAAGCGGTTTAGCGGCTCAGCACGGTTGCCAAACACGACGCAGTCCACGTAGTTGGGCCTATCTTCCCAATTTCCCGTGGTCTGGTTGCGCACACGGTCGTTAACTGCCACGCCAAAGCTCAGCACTTGCGTGCCGCTCGGCAATGACCTCAGCTCTGGATCACGCGTGAGGTTGCCGGATATGTTAACCCTGTTGATACTCATGCGACCACTCCTCCTTTGGGTCCAACGCCCACCTTCCTTACGCCTTAGTCCTTGTCGCTACGACGCACGATCATGTGGCGCTTGACAGCGTCGTTGATGCGCAGGACTCTGTCGAGCTCGGCGATCTGGACGGGATCAACGTGGAAGTTGACAAGAATGTAGTCGCCCTCAGCGAGCTCATCAACCTCAAATGCGAGCTTGCGCTTGCCCCAATCCTCGGTGTTGTCGATCACACCACCGTCTTCGGTAATGGCAGCACTGATGCGCTTCGTAACACCCGCACGGATCTCCTCGGTACTTGTGGGATCGAGAAAATACAGCAGTTCATAGGCCTTCATATGGTCACCTCCTCTGGACTAGCGGCTCCGGTCAGTGAAGGTGCACCCGGAGCAGGAAAGATCAAGTTTGCACTTTAGCACAGCTCTTTGTTGTTCTCGCATGTCGACGCCCATCTTGAAGCCTCCCACGGTTTCACCACATCGCCTGAGCACAGCGTAGCTGACCGAGCTGGCACGGTTATATCGTGCAGCTAGCGGTCAGCTGGCTATGTAGCGACAGATACCAAGTTGAGACCCTTAGAAGAGAGCTGCGCTGTTGAACGAGGCTCTGTATATCTCCATAATAAGAACATATGCTAGCGTCAACATGATTCCGTGTCACAGGCCTACGTTTAGACAGACGCCGGGTCGTTCTCACCCGCTTCCTCGCTCGCTTCTACAGAGGGAGGCTCCTGTCCCATAGTCTGGGCGCCCACATGGGTATCCGCTTGGGTACCCCCATCTCCTTGAATCCCCTCCGGAGTCTGGAGCGTCTTGGCAGCCATTGCCTGCGAGGACTGCTGCGTGAGGTCACCCCCATAGGGCAAGGTTGACTCGACGGAAGAGGCGAGCCCGTCTGTCTGACCCGAGCTAGATGGTACGGATGACCCCGAAAGGGGGGTGATACCAACCGGCTCGAAACTGGAGGAAGGTGGTGGAGCAGGGGCGTCTGTCATAGGAGCTGGCGTCGCCACAGGAGAGCCATACGGCATAGCAGGCTGATACGGAGACGCAGGAGAAACGGGTGTCGCAGACGTGGACGTCATGTTCGCAGGCGCGGGCACAGAGCCATTCTGGTTCATCTCAACTTGGGGCGTTATGGGAGCTATGGGAGTCACAGGAGCGCCCATCGTGAAGGCTTGCTGGGGGACCTGAGCCTGACCGGGCTGCACGGGCATACTCCCCTGTCCCAGCCATGGTGACGCAGGCAGTGGGTCTCCGCTCGCACCCCAGGACAGAACGTCGAACTGCCTCAACCAAAGTCCAACCATCACATAGCAGATAAGTCTCAAGACGAGCAGGATGATGTCTACCGCTAGGATATAGAGAACGATAGCGAGCAGGGTGATGAATGCAGGGACGAAATGAGAGGTCCCGCTCGCCATTCCATAGGACAGCAGTCCCAAGCCAAGGATACCAAGTAACCCGGCAAAGAAGCTGAGTACCCCAATGACAGCGCCGCTAATAAGTACAGAGAGCAGGTTTATGCCAACGATTTTAACAAAGCCACCGATGTCACGCTTAAGCATGTCAAAGATGCGGTTAAGCTGGTACCCAGCGGTATAGCTCTGATAGATGGTTGTCCGAACGCCTGCAATCACAAGAAAGACCCAGTAGCATATCCCCACGATGTTAGCAAGAAACGACATAAAAGAACCATTATCCACACTGATATAGGGGTAAAAGCTGTAGAAATGTAAGGTCCCGGTTCCGAGCAAGGTGAAGCAGTAGAACATCGTCCACAGAACACCCCAGCCAAACTGGGCGACAAACACACGCCACCCACTCGTAAGGCACTGGCTCAAATTGATGTTCTTCTGCTTGGGAGAGCCTTCAGCCCCCCAAGCAATGAGGCGCGCCCACTCAGCCTCATACCCTAGAACCCATAGCCAGCCCACGATGGGAATGAGCATCCAAAGGGCCAGCATCACAATGACCTTA
The DNA window shown above is from Olsenella sp. oral taxon 807 and carries:
- the rpsR gene encoding 30S ribosomal protein S18 is translated as MAKQRQVEQRQPRRRFCQFCKEDVDFIDYKDVQLLRKYMTDRGKIKPRRVTGACTQHQHDIALAIKRAREMALLPYTVAVVSSRSGRSRG
- a CDS encoding single-stranded DNA-binding protein; its protein translation is MSINRVNISGNLTRDPELRSLPSGTQVLSFGVAVNDRVRNQTTGNWEDRPNYVDCVVFGNRAEPLNRFLSKGSKVAIEGKLRWSQWQDKQTGSNRSKLEVVVDQVEFLSPRDQDQQQGGYQPSASQGQGYQQPSYATPQAQPAPQTQQQAPQAQPVQQATQAQSAPQAQPAPQVQQAPQAQPAPPVQAAPEVQSPPVQTPPSADIYDTDIPF
- the rpsF gene encoding 30S ribosomal protein S6, whose amino-acid sequence is MKAYELLYFLDPTSTEEIRAGVTKRISAAITEDGGVIDNTEDWGKRKLAFEVDELAEGDYILVNFHVDPVQIAELDRVLRINDAVKRHMIVRRSDKD
- a CDS encoding DUF4013 domain-containing protein, encoding MQETRYFSHAWALLTKDKGWPKVIVMLALWMLIPIVGWLWVLGYEAEWARLIAWGAEGSPKQKNINLSQCLTSGWRVFVAQFGWGVLWTMFYCFTLLGTGTLHFYSFYPYISVDNGSFMSFLANIVGICYWVFLVIAGVRTTIYQSYTAGYQLNRIFDMLKRDIGGFVKIVGINLLSVLISGAVIGVLSFFAGLLGILGLGLLSYGMASGTSHFVPAFITLLAIVLYILAVDIILLVLRLICYVMVGLWLRQFDVLSWGASGDPLPASPWLGQGSMPVQPGQAQVPQQAFTMGAPVTPIAPITPQVEMNQNGSVPAPANMTSTSATPVSPASPYQPAMPYGSPVATPAPMTDAPAPPPSSSFEPVGITPLSGSSVPSSSGQTDGLASSVESTLPYGGDLTQQSSQAMAAKTLQTPEGIQGDGGTQADTHVGAQTMGQEPPSVEASEEAGENDPASV